One Setaria italica strain Yugu1 chromosome II, Setaria_italica_v2.0, whole genome shotgun sequence DNA segment encodes these proteins:
- the LOC101776407 gene encoding EPIDERMAL PATTERNING FACTOR-like protein 2 isoform X1 — translation MVHSLQCCSAHTPLRPLFFSILLLLTSSMEVAHSDARRVPLRLLEIGASKGQEAAGMRGEMTKGRRALIGSRPPRCERVCMSCGHCEAVQVPIVPQDHHHLQKRAAATTNAAISAAMFTYRVDGITNYKPLSWKCRCGGTILDP, via the exons ATGGTCCATTCCTTGCAATGCTGCAGCGCTCACACGCCCCTACggcctctcttcttctccatcctcctcctcctcacctcgtCGATGGAGGTAGCACACTCAGATGCCA GGAGGGTGCCGCTGAGGCTACTAGAGATTGGCGCCAGCAAG GGGCAAGAAGCCGCAGGGATGAGAGGCGAGATGACGAAAGGGAGGAGGGCTCTGATCGGATCGAGGCCGCCGAGGTGCGAGAGGGTGTGCATGTCCTGCGGCCACTGTGAGGCGGTGCAGGTGCCCATCGTGCCGCAggatcaccatcatcttcagaagagggccgccgccaccaccaacgCCGCCATCAGCGCCGCCATGTTCACCTACAGGGTGGACGGCATCACCAACTACAAGCCGCTCAGCTGGAAATGCAGGTGTGGAGGCACCATCCTGGAtccatga
- the LOC101776407 gene encoding EPIDERMAL PATTERNING FACTOR-like protein 2 isoform X2, with protein sequence MLQRSHAPTASLLLHPPPPHLVDGGRVPLRLLEIGASKGQEAAGMRGEMTKGRRALIGSRPPRCERVCMSCGHCEAVQVPIVPQDHHHLQKRAAATTNAAISAAMFTYRVDGITNYKPLSWKCRCGGTILDP encoded by the exons ATGCTGCAGCGCTCACACGCCCCTACggcctctcttcttctccatcctcctcctcctcacctcgtCGATGGAG GGAGGGTGCCGCTGAGGCTACTAGAGATTGGCGCCAGCAAG GGGCAAGAAGCCGCAGGGATGAGAGGCGAGATGACGAAAGGGAGGAGGGCTCTGATCGGATCGAGGCCGCCGAGGTGCGAGAGGGTGTGCATGTCCTGCGGCCACTGTGAGGCGGTGCAGGTGCCCATCGTGCCGCAggatcaccatcatcttcagaagagggccgccgccaccaccaacgCCGCCATCAGCGCCGCCATGTTCACCTACAGGGTGGACGGCATCACCAACTACAAGCCGCTCAGCTGGAAATGCAGGTGTGGAGGCACCATCCTGGAtccatga
- the LOC101776805 gene encoding uncharacterized protein LOC101776805 — translation MDPPSPTRICSNAALQEQTRCPSVAVAAFYDAMGRQIWLGNTLLLVSAAITGVMVGIGGYGRRYRHHRFTRFIFLGANTLFLPIISYVVSTLGDNSNDYVHLHKDSTTTLSALCDSVFHPCMIITWAFLVQIAAINTTSVVAIDSREGSKLRPPPELLLRGIWIFYLSVSITKNRFFHGLFRFSPNDNHGPLTLICSKIMFTPFALLCAKIWLKCYSFEKARKSFALGRNPSLVFGYMQQLQQQERSQYGGPVAGEDSVPPPLLVMGEDSRKVEKQPWGYVFSDSWAPPIDSIGLVTLDTVWQLDKMLPTSTPRPKDLCLSFALFKLLRCRFARYDLTNVGSRGLKFYWNLLLKDGEHDRVFRIVADELSFLNDYYYSSLAVSYAKCWLPVLSILISLLSIGYCIVAGYFIVVFGAQVHKQGRSQIYCEFWCNKLQAVSEWRHKRFGSLYFDVVPEFVLLVLVLIAEVREVSSYICSNWTKVALICECVKSATLQHPLGMQKWIVSLLMQCRWKIINHWDEKIGLCSVLVLPPTSRTTLLGLIRRLFHLPDEKRKVKLPAAVKVCIMDVLQSAARSNGFHLGNGKTSLLRSQVGKSFLWACNSKGTSDIILTWHIATSILEVRHPYSSPVSNQHKIAATHLSRYCAYLMTWSPDLLPDEVAWSKGLYEDVKRDAVRVIAGRSMAGRPLTPEAEYQDLVKLLSEGSNHLVLKNGVWLGKQFAELAEGEETAWAILAGFWAEMILYVAPSDNLKGHKKAIARGGELITLLWALLFHAGIVSRPGETGGAATAGFV, via the coding sequence ATGGATCCACCAAGTCCTACCAGGATCTGCTCCAATGCTGCATTGCAGGAGCAGACGCGCTGCCCCAGCGTTGCCGTGGCAGCCTTCTACGACGCCATGGGACGGCAGATATGGTTGGGGAACACGCTGCTGCTCGTGAGCGCTGCCATAACCGGAGTCATGGTTGGGATAGGCGGCTACGGCCGGCGCTACCGCCACCACCGTTTCACCCGGTTCATCTTCCTCGGAGCCAACACACTGTTCTTGCCCATCATCTCCTATGTCGTTTCCACCCTCGGCGACAACTCCAATGATTATGTCCATTTACATAAGGACAGCACCACGACTTTGTCGGCGTTGTGCGATTCGGTATTCCACCCCTGCATGATCATAACATGGGCATTCCTTGTTCAGATCGCGGCGATCAATACGACCTCTGTGGTCGCCATTGATAGTAGAGAAGGTAGTAAACTTCGGCCTCCTCCAGAGCTACTTCTCAGGGGGATCTGGATCTTTTACCTCAGTGTCAGCATCACAAAAAATCGGTTTTTTCATGGACTCTTCCGGTTTTCACCTAATGACAATCATGGACCGCTCACACTCATCTGTTCAAAGATTATGTTCACGCCCTTTGCTCTTTTATGTGCCAAAATTTGGCTCAAATGCTATTCTTTCGAAAAGGCCCGGAAATCCTTTGCACTTGGACGCAATCCTAGTCTTGTTTTTGGGTACATGCAACAGCTACAACAACAAGAAAGAAGCCAGTATGGTGGACCAGTGGCAGGTGAGGATTCagttcctcctcctctcttggTTATGGGAGAAGATAGTAGGAAAGTGGAGAAGCAACCTTGGGGGTATGTGTTCAGCGACTCATGGGCACCGCCTATTGACAGCATTGGCTTGGTGACCCTTGACACAGTTTGGCAGTTGGACAAGATGCTTCCGACTTCAACGCCAAGACCAAAAGACTTATGCCTGTCTTTTGCATTGTTCAAGCTGCTGAGGTGTCGATTTGCGAGGTATGATCTCACTAATGTTGGCTCTAGGGGGCTCAAATTTTACTGGAACTTGCTGTTGAAGGATGGTGAACATGACAGGGTGTTCAGGATTGTTGCAGATGAGCTTTCCTTCCTTAATGATTACTACTATTCATCACTCGCAGTATCCTACGCAAAGTGTTGGCTACCTGTCTTGAGCATCCTTATCTCACTCTTGAGCATAGGTTACTGCATCGTGGCAGGTTACTTCATTGTTGTCTTTGGAGCTCAGGTGCACAAGCAAGGCCGCAGTCAAATCTATTGTGAGTTCTGGTGCAACAAACTACAGGCGGTAAGCGAATGGCGGCATAAAAGATTTGGGAGCTTGTACTTTGATGTGGTACCGGAATTTGTCCTTCTTGTTTTGGTTCTAATCGCTGAGGTGAGGGAGGTGTCTTCCTACATCTGCTCCAACTGGACCAAAGTAGCCCTCATATGCGAGTGTGTAAAATCTGCCACTTTGCAACATCCATTGGGAATGCAGAAATGGATTGTTAGCCTTCTGATGCAGTGCAGATGGAAGATAATAAATCATTGGGATGAAAAAATAGGCCTGTGCTCAGTACTGGTGCTTCCCCCAACTTCAAGGACAACCCTGCTTGGTCTCATTAGACGTCTCTTCCATTTGCCAGATGAGAAGAGAAAGGTCAAGTTGCCAGCAGCAGTGAAGGTTTGCATTATGGATGTGCTACAAAGCGCTGCCAGAAGCAATGGGTTCCATCTAGGCAATGGCAAGACATCTCTGCTCCGGAGCCAAGTTGGCAAGAGCTTCCTTTGGGCCTGCAACAGCAAGGGTACATCTGATATCATACTTACATGGCACATCGCCACATCCATCCTTGAGGTGAGGCACCCTTATTCTTCGCCGGTTTCAAATCAACACAAGATTGCTGCCACTCACCTGTCACGGTACTGCGCGTACCTTATGACCTGGTCCCCGGATCTTCTTCCTGACGAGGTTGCATGGAGCAAGGGCCTGTATGAGGATGTCAAGAGGGATGCCGTGCGTGTCATCGCCGGCCGCTCGATGGCAGGGCGGCCACTGACACCCGAAGCTGAGTACCAGGATCTGGTGAAATTGCTAAGTGAAGGTTCAAACCATTTGGTGTTGAAGAATGGCGTGTGGCTCGGAAAGCAGTTTGCGGAGTTGGCTGAGGGGGAGGAAACGGCATGGGCAATCCTGGCCGGTTTTTGGGCAGAGATGATTCTATACGTGGCGCCATCGGACAATCTGAAAGGGCATAAGAAGGCCATCGCCCGTGGTGGAGAGTTGATTACTCTCCTCTGGGCATTGCTGTTTCACGCTGGGATCGTTAGTAGGCCAGGTGAAACCGGCGGAGCTGCTACAGCTGGTTTTGTATAA